From the genome of Streptomyces xanthophaeus:
GGGCCAGGTCCACATGTACGCGGACAAGATGACCCCGGCGATGGAGAAGGCCATCGACGAGACCAACCGGCGCCGCGAGAAGCAGATCGCCTACAACACGGCGAACGGGATCGACCCGCAGCCGCTGCGCAAGAAGATCAACGACATCGTCGCCACCATCGCCCGCGAGGAACTGGACACCGAGGAGCTCCTCGGCACCGGATACCGGCAGGCGAAGGACGGCAAGGGCGCCAAGGCGCCGGTCCCGGCGCTCGGCGGCCGGGCGGCCGCGGGCAAGACCGGTGGAAAGGGCGCGAAGGGTGCGAAGGGGGCGGCGGGTGCCGAGGTGCTCACCGACCGGCCCGCAGCCGAACTGGCCGCGCTCATCGAGCAGATGACCGAGCGCATGCGCGGGGCGGCCGCCGAGCTCCAGTTCGAGGTCGCGGCCCGGATCCGGGACGAGGTGGGCGAGCTGAAGAAGGAGTTGCGGCAGATGAAGGAAGCGGGCCTCGCCTGACCGGGAGCCGGTCAGTAGGGTTGGGTCTCAGCCGCAGGTACATGCTGCACGCCCGTCATCGGGCGGGCCAGGGAGAGGGGACAGTACGTGACGGTCAACATGACCAAGGGTCAGGCCATCAGTCTGCAGAAGGCGGACGGAGGCACGCTGACCGCGGTCCGTATGGGCCTCGGCTGGCAGGCGGCGAAGCGCCGCGGACTGTTCGGCTCGCGGACCCGGGAGATCGACCTCGACGCCTCGGCGGTGCTCTTCGCCGACAAGCAGCCCGTCGACGTGGTCTTCTTCCGGCACCTGCAGAGCGACGACGGCTCGGTGCGCCACACCGGTGACAACCTCGTCGGCGGCGTCGGTCAGGGCGGGGACGACGAGGCGATCCTCGTCGACCTCCAGCGCGTGCCGGTGCACATCGACCAGATCGTCTTCACGGTGAACTCCTTCACCGGCCAGACGTTCCAGGAAGTGCAGAACGCGTTCTGCCGCATCGTCGACGAGACCAACGGCCAGGAGCTGGCCCGCTACACCCTCGACGGCGGCGGTCAGTACACCGCGCAGATCATGGCCAAGGTGTCCCGCTCGGGTGCCGGCTGGCAGATGACGGCCCTCGGGAACCCGGCCAACGGCCGCACCTTCCAGGACCTCATGCCGGCGATCCTGCCGCACCTGTAGCAGTACCGGACAAGAGAAGAAGGCACGGGGGAGGGGCTGCACGATGACGGCCGAACTGGTCCGGGGGCAGAACCACCCCGTGTCCCAGAGCCGGGTGGAGATCAGGGTCTCGGCGGGCACGCCCGTGCTCACCCTGGCCTCGCTCGCCGACGAACAGGGCCGGTTCGCCGGCAACGGGATCCTCGCCCACCCGGGCGCCAGGTCCCTCCCCGGCGTCGAGTCGCCGGGTGAGCTCGCCGAGCGGCACACCTTCACCGTCGACCTCGACGAGGTCGCGGCGGACGTCCACCGGCTCGGTGTGCTGCTCGTCCTCCCGCCCGGCGGCCCGGTCCGCTTCGGCGCGGTACCGGCCTCCTACGTGGCCGTGGCCGACCCGGGAGGCGCCGAGCTCGCCGGATACACCCTGACGGGACTCGACGCCGAGACGGCCGTCGTCGCCCTGGAGCTGTACCGGCGCCAGGGGGCCTGGAAGGTCCGCGCCGTGGGCCAGGGCTACGCCGACGGCCTCGGCGCCCTGCTCGCCGACGGCGGGCTGCCCGCGGCGGCCGCCGCGGGGCTGGCCGCCGCCGCACTCGGCACGGCCCCCCGTACCGCGGGGGCCGACGCCACCCTCGCGACCATGCCGACCCTCGTCGGCGACCTCCGCGCCCCGCAGACCCCGGCGCAGGCCCCCGCGCCCGCCCCGGAACCGCCGGACCCGGTCCCCGTCTCCGGGCACCCGTACGCCGGTACGCCCGGGCCCGCGCCCGGTGGCGACAGCGCGGGCTCCCCGCCCACCATCAGCTACGCCCACCCGCGGCGCCGCCGCACCAGCACCGAACCCCCCGAGCCCGCGCCGCGGGCCGCCGCCCCGCAGGAACCCGGACAGCACCCGCGGCCCGTCGCCGGGGACGCCAGCGGCTGGTCCATGGAGGAGCGGCTCTACAACCAGGTCTGGGGGATGTTCGAGGACCTCGCCCGCACGGTCGCCGCCTACCGCAGCGCCGTCGAGTTCGCCGACTCCCGCATGGACCGCGAGCTCGACGAGGCCCTGTCCGACCCCCGGCACCGCCTCGGCGGCTCCGGGAACGCCGCCCGTGACACCGCGCGAGCCCGCCGCGAGGAGCTCGTCGCCCAGGCCCAGGCCGTCCTCGACCGGGACCTGGCCCAGCTGATCGCCGAGTCGGAAGTGGTCGAGCCCGCGCTGCCG
Proteins encoded in this window:
- a CDS encoding TerD family protein, producing the protein MTAELVRGQNHPVSQSRVEIRVSAGTPVLTLASLADEQGRFAGNGILAHPGARSLPGVESPGELAERHTFTVDLDEVAADVHRLGVLLVLPPGGPVRFGAVPASYVAVADPGGAELAGYTLTGLDAETAVVALELYRRQGAWKVRAVGQGYADGLGALLADGGLPAAAAAGLAAAALGTAPRTAGADATLATMPTLVGDLRAPQTPAQAPAPAPEPPDPVPVSGHPYAGTPGPAPGGDSAGSPPTISYAHPRRRRTSTEPPEPAPRAAAPQEPGQHPRPVAGDASGWSMEERLYNQVWGMFEDLARTVAAYRSAVEFADSRMDRELDEALSDPRHRLGGSGNAARDTARARREELVAQAQAVLDRDLAQLIAESEVVEPALPAAYARWDNPVWHGHRTPEESPLALRLGDLHLPERPDLRIPMLSRVPLERGLWIDNGRTGSEAAMTMDTDRLRRVAMDMAVALAVRLLAVHPADRFSVHVIDAAGAGAASLAPLVRAGVLAGPPAAGATGVTQTLARLTRRVDLVQMALRAGAPEDLPPDVDTADQLLIVHDFPHGFDDRAVTQLRYLADEGAAVGVHLLMVADRDEASAYGPLLDPLWRSLMRLSPVPDNHLADPWVHHAWTFEPDLPPQGSRVLDQALDRVAEARRTTRP
- a CDS encoding TerD family protein, yielding MTVNMTKGQAISLQKADGGTLTAVRMGLGWQAAKRRGLFGSRTREIDLDASAVLFADKQPVDVVFFRHLQSDDGSVRHTGDNLVGGVGQGGDDEAILVDLQRVPVHIDQIVFTVNSFTGQTFQEVQNAFCRIVDETNGQELARYTLDGGGQYTAQIMAKVSRSGAGWQMTALGNPANGRTFQDLMPAILPHL